One genomic window of Streptomyces sp. WP-1 includes the following:
- a CDS encoding sigma-70 family RNA polymerase sigma factor: MGEDTATAGIDVALEKHRTELTGYCYRMLGSSFEAEDAVQDTLVRAWRGHERFEGRSSLRSWLYRIATNVCLDMLAAGGKRARPMDLTDATPLARAALSPRPDHTWLEPVPDARVLPAVEDPAEAAVAKESVRLAFMAALQRLPPKQRAVLILREVLAWKASEVAELLDTSVASVNSALQRARATLAERAAAGFEGEVSDPLDEEQRKLLERYVRAFEGYDMAALTALLHEDAVMTMPPFDLWLRGPADITGFMSTIGASCADSRLVPVRANGLPAFAHYKPDPEHGGFSPWAVQVLELSAGRITGFHCFLDTRRWFPLFGLPLHLEAESDAGQERE, encoded by the coding sequence ATGGGTGAGGACACGGCGACGGCGGGGATCGACGTCGCGCTGGAGAAGCACCGGACCGAGCTGACCGGGTACTGCTACCGGATGCTCGGCTCCTCCTTCGAGGCGGAGGACGCGGTGCAGGACACCCTGGTGCGGGCCTGGCGGGGGCACGAGAGGTTCGAGGGGCGGTCCTCGCTGCGCTCGTGGCTGTACCGGATCGCGACGAACGTGTGCCTGGACATGCTGGCGGCGGGCGGCAAGCGGGCCCGGCCGATGGATCTGACCGACGCGACCCCGCTGGCGCGGGCGGCGCTGTCCCCGCGGCCGGACCACACCTGGCTGGAGCCGGTGCCGGACGCGCGGGTGCTGCCCGCGGTGGAGGACCCGGCGGAGGCGGCCGTCGCCAAGGAGTCGGTCCGGCTGGCGTTCATGGCGGCGCTCCAGCGGCTGCCGCCCAAGCAGCGGGCGGTGCTGATCCTGCGCGAGGTGCTGGCGTGGAAGGCGAGCGAGGTCGCCGAGCTGCTGGACACCTCGGTGGCCTCGGTCAACAGCGCGTTGCAGCGGGCGCGGGCCACCCTCGCCGAGCGGGCGGCCGCGGGCTTCGAGGGCGAGGTGTCCGATCCGCTGGACGAGGAGCAGCGCAAGCTGCTGGAGCGCTATGTGAGGGCGTTCGAGGGGTACGACATGGCGGCGCTGACGGCGCTGCTGCACGAGGACGCGGTGATGACGATGCCGCCGTTCGACCTGTGGCTGCGCGGCCCGGCCGACATCACCGGTTTCATGAGCACGATCGGGGCGTCCTGCGCCGACTCCCGGCTGGTGCCGGTGCGGGCGAACGGACTGCCCGCCTTCGCGCACTACAAGCCGGACCCGGAGCACGGCGGGTTCAGCCCCTGGGCGGTGCAGGTGCTGGAGCTGTCAGCGGGGCGGATCACCGGTTTCCACTGCTTCCTCGACACCCGGCGCTGGTTCCCCCTCTTCGGGCTGCCCCTCCATCTGGAAGCGGAGTCCGACGCCGGCCAGGAGCGCGAGTAG
- a CDS encoding STAS domain-containing protein codes for MDTEDPPALVLPAAVGRDGAPALCDAVRSALEGGGARVVVCDTGAFGPPDLAHVELLARLELAARRSGGRIRLRAPAPALLALLAGVGLRFQMEGQPEEGEPAPGVEEAVETGDPPR; via the coding sequence GTGGACACCGAGGACCCCCCCGCACTGGTGCTGCCCGCAGCCGTCGGCCGTGACGGGGCACCGGCGCTCTGCGACGCCGTACGGTCCGCGCTGGAGGGCGGGGGCGCCCGGGTCGTCGTCTGCGACACGGGCGCGTTCGGGCCGCCGGACCTCGCCCACGTGGAGCTGCTGGCCCGGCTCGAACTCGCCGCCCGCCGCTCGGGCGGGCGGATCCGGCTGCGCGCCCCCGCCCCCGCGCTACTCGCGCTCCTGGCCGGCGTCGGACTCCGCTTCCAGATGGAGGGGCAGCCCGAAGAGGGGGAACCAGCGCCGGGTGTCGAGGAAGCAGTGGAAACCGGTGATCCGCCCCGCTGA
- a CDS encoding Uma2 family endonuclease, producing the protein MSALTVSQDPDQYWDDLVRYWEEMEWPEGSKVEIIEGIITVSPSPTFRHNVIAERIQRRLYSAIPEDWAIFQTQSISVPARLGMLIPDLLVMPVQEHLEEDSHVPAALAELVVEVTSKSNARHDRVSKAAAYATAKIPLYLLIDRWAPGGPTVTLYGEPKDDVYRVLSAVKFGDPLKLPAPFDVVIDTGEFPVD; encoded by the coding sequence ATGAGCGCACTCACCGTGAGCCAGGACCCCGACCAGTACTGGGACGACCTCGTCCGGTACTGGGAGGAGATGGAATGGCCCGAGGGCAGCAAGGTGGAGATCATCGAGGGGATCATCACCGTGTCACCTTCTCCCACGTTCCGCCACAATGTGATTGCCGAACGTATCCAGCGTCGCCTCTACTCCGCCATCCCTGAGGACTGGGCCATCTTCCAGACCCAGTCGATCTCCGTACCGGCACGGCTGGGCATGCTCATCCCGGACCTGCTGGTGATGCCGGTGCAGGAGCACCTGGAGGAGGACTCCCACGTCCCCGCCGCCCTCGCCGAACTCGTCGTCGAGGTGACCTCCAAGTCCAACGCCCGCCACGACCGGGTCAGCAAGGCCGCGGCCTACGCCACCGCGAAGATCCCGCTCTACCTCCTCATCGACCGCTGGGCGCCCGGCGGCCCCACCGTCACCCTTTACGGGGAGCCGAAGGACGATGTCTATCGGGTCCTCAGCGCGGTGAAGTTCGGCGATCCCCTCAAGCTCCCGGCGCCGTTCGACGTCGTGATCGACACCGGCGAGTTCCCCGTCGACTGA
- a CDS encoding thymidine phosphorylase, translated as MAMDAISVIRTKRDRGELTDAQIDWVIDAYTRGEVADEQMSALAMAILLNGMNRREIARWTAAMIASGERMDFSTLSRPTADKHSTGGVGDKITLPLAPLVAACGAAVPQLSGRGLGHTGGTLDKLESIPGWRALLSNEEMLNVLDGVGAVICAAGDGLAPADKKLYALRDVTATVEAIPLIASSIMSKKIAEGTGSLVLDVKVGTGAFMKNLADARELASTMVGLGTDHGVRTVALLTDMSTPLGLTAGNALEVRESVEVLAGGGPADVVELTLALAREMLDAAGLKDADPAKALADGSAMDAWRRMIAAQGGDPDAPLPTSREQHVVTAPSSGVLTRLDAYDIGIGAWRLGAGRARKEDPVQAAAGIELHAKPGDTVTAGQPLLTLHTDTPERFDYALEAVSGSYDIAAPGTEFSATPVVLERIA; from the coding sequence ATGGCCATGGACGCCATCTCCGTCATCCGCACCAAGCGGGACCGCGGCGAGCTGACCGACGCGCAGATCGACTGGGTCATCGACGCGTACACGCGCGGCGAGGTCGCCGACGAGCAGATGTCCGCGCTCGCCATGGCGATCCTGCTCAACGGCATGAACCGGCGTGAGATCGCCCGCTGGACGGCGGCCATGATCGCCTCCGGCGAGCGCATGGACTTCTCCACGCTGTCCCGCCCGACCGCCGACAAGCACTCCACCGGCGGCGTCGGCGACAAGATCACCCTGCCGCTCGCCCCGCTGGTCGCCGCCTGCGGCGCGGCCGTGCCGCAGCTGTCCGGCCGGGGTCTCGGCCACACCGGCGGCACCCTGGACAAGCTGGAGTCCATCCCCGGCTGGCGCGCGCTGCTCTCCAACGAGGAGATGCTGAACGTGCTCGACGGCGTCGGCGCGGTGATCTGCGCGGCGGGCGACGGCCTCGCCCCCGCGGACAAGAAGCTCTACGCCCTGCGTGACGTCACCGCCACCGTCGAGGCGATCCCGCTGATCGCCTCCTCCATCATGTCCAAGAAGATCGCCGAGGGCACGGGCTCGCTGGTGCTGGACGTGAAGGTCGGCACCGGCGCCTTCATGAAGAACCTGGCGGACGCCCGCGAGCTGGCCTCCACCATGGTGGGCCTGGGCACCGACCACGGTGTGCGCACGGTCGCCCTCCTCACCGACATGTCCACCCCGCTCGGCCTCACCGCGGGCAACGCGCTGGAGGTCCGTGAGTCGGTGGAGGTCCTCGCGGGCGGCGGCCCGGCGGACGTCGTCGAGCTGACCCTCGCCCTGGCCCGGGAGATGCTGGACGCGGCGGGCCTGAAGGACGCAGACCCGGCGAAGGCGCTGGCCGACGGCTCGGCGATGGACGCCTGGCGCCGGATGATCGCGGCCCAGGGCGGCGACCCGGACGCGCCGCTGCCCACCTCCCGTGAACAGCACGTGGTCACGGCCCCCTCCTCGGGCGTCCTGACCCGCCTGGACGCCTACGACATCGGCATCGGCGCCTGGCGCCTCGGCGCCGGCCGCGCCCGCAAGGAGGACCCGGTGCAGGCCGCCGCCGGCATCGAACTCCACGCCAAGCCGGGCGACACCGTGACCGCCGGCCAGCCCCTGCTGACCCTCCACACGGACACCCCGGAGCGCTTCGACTACGCCCTGGAGGCCGTGTCCGGCTCCTACGACATCGCCGCCCCGGGCACCGAGTTCTCGGCGACCCCGGTGGTGCTGGAACGTATCGCCTGA
- a CDS encoding cytidine deaminase codes for MTENAAGFDWEALRAEAREAMAHAYAPYSGYPVGVAALVDDGRTVTGCNVENASYGLGLCAECGLVSQLQRTGGGRLTHFTCVDGEGALLVPCGRCRQLLYEFGGPDLLLDTPEGVLPLSEMLPQAFGPGHLTK; via the coding sequence GTGACCGAGAACGCGGCCGGATTCGACTGGGAGGCGCTGCGCGCCGAGGCCCGGGAGGCGATGGCACACGCCTACGCCCCCTACTCCGGCTACCCGGTCGGCGTGGCGGCCCTGGTCGACGACGGCCGCACCGTCACCGGCTGCAATGTCGAGAACGCCTCGTACGGCCTCGGTCTGTGCGCCGAGTGCGGCCTGGTGTCGCAGCTCCAGCGCACCGGCGGCGGCCGCCTGACGCACTTCACCTGCGTGGACGGCGAGGGCGCACTGCTCGTGCCGTGCGGGCGCTGCCGTCAGCTGCTGTACGAGTTCGGCGGCCCGGACCTGCTCCTGGACACCCCCGAGGGCGTCCTGCCGCTGTCCGAGATGCTGCCCCAGGCCTTCGGCCCGGGCCATCTCACCAAGTAA
- a CDS encoding ABC transporter permease yields the protein MTATMTDAPPPAAPKAPGAGTPKGSSRSLGQILVLVAGGLLLLAAVRMITGSQDLDSAGQVSAALGLAVPIGLAGLAGLWSERAGVVNIGLEGMMILGTFGAGWAGWQSSPWLGLLCGIGFGVLGGLVHAVATITFGVDHIVSGVALNLLALGATQYLAKLSFTGGAAANAGGNPKQSPPVDALPDITIPGLSDGLQTLEQHHWFLVSDLAGVLGGLVTHLSVVTVLAAALFVGSWWLLWRTPFGLRLRSCGENPVAAESLGVNVYTYKYAAVAVSGGLAGLGGAFLALVTSHTYLEGQTGGRGYIGLAAMIFGNWRPGGLAMGAGLFGYSDALQLRNGGTTVHALLLLLVVLLVALAAWKIYRKATWHGAISLIVAAVVLVWYLFTDEVPSDFVGATPYVVTLLVLSLSAQRLRMPKADGMRYRKGQGK from the coding sequence ATGACTGCCACGATGACCGACGCGCCGCCGCCGGCGGCGCCCAAGGCCCCGGGCGCCGGGACGCCCAAGGGTTCGAGCCGCTCCCTCGGCCAGATCCTGGTGCTCGTCGCGGGCGGGCTGCTGCTCCTGGCCGCGGTCCGGATGATCACCGGCTCGCAGGACCTGGACTCCGCCGGTCAGGTCAGCGCCGCCCTCGGGCTCGCCGTGCCGATCGGCCTCGCCGGTCTGGCCGGTCTGTGGTCGGAGCGGGCCGGCGTGGTCAACATCGGCCTCGAAGGCATGATGATCCTCGGCACCTTCGGCGCCGGCTGGGCCGGCTGGCAGTCCAGCCCCTGGCTCGGCCTGCTGTGCGGCATCGGCTTCGGTGTCCTCGGCGGTCTGGTGCACGCGGTCGCCACCATCACCTTCGGCGTCGACCACATCGTCTCCGGTGTCGCGCTCAACCTGCTCGCGCTCGGTGCCACCCAGTACCTCGCCAAGCTGAGCTTCACCGGCGGCGCCGCGGCCAACGCGGGCGGCAACCCCAAGCAGTCCCCGCCCGTGGACGCCCTGCCGGACATCACGATCCCCGGTCTGTCCGACGGCCTCCAGACGCTGGAGCAGCACCACTGGTTCCTGGTCTCCGACCTCGCCGGCGTCCTCGGCGGCCTGGTCACCCACCTGTCCGTGGTGACCGTCCTGGCCGCGGCGCTGTTCGTGGGCAGCTGGTGGCTGCTGTGGCGCACCCCCTTCGGGCTGCGGCTGCGCTCCTGCGGCGAGAACCCGGTCGCGGCGGAGTCGCTCGGCGTCAACGTCTACACCTACAAGTACGCGGCCGTGGCCGTCTCCGGCGGCCTCGCCGGTCTCGGCGGCGCCTTCCTCGCGCTGGTCACCTCGCACACCTACCTGGAGGGCCAGACCGGCGGCCGCGGCTACATCGGTCTCGCCGCGATGATCTTCGGCAACTGGCGGCCGGGCGGCCTCGCGATGGGCGCGGGCCTGTTCGGCTACTCCGACGCCCTCCAGCTGCGCAACGGCGGCACGACCGTGCACGCGCTGCTGCTCCTGCTGGTCGTCCTGCTCGTCGCCCTGGCGGCCTGGAAGATCTACCGCAAGGCCACCTGGCACGGCGCGATCAGCCTGATCGTGGCGGCGGTCGTCCTGGTCTGGTACCTGTTCACCGACGAGGTGCCGAGCGACTTCGTGGGCGCCACGCCGTACGTCGTCACGCTGCTGGTGCTGTCGCTGTCCGCGCAGCGCCTGCGGATGCCGAAGGCGGACGGCATGCGGTACCGGAAGGGCCAGGGCAAGTGA
- a CDS encoding ABC transporter permease, whose amino-acid sequence MNKLTSRIDKERLLLGIAAPLLAIVAALVITALVILATGKNPGPAFSDMMTYGFASDSQVYILNKATTYYLAGVSVAIGFRMNLFNIGVDGQYRLAAFFAAVLGGALTLPGWLSMLLILICAMATGAVWAAIAGVLKVTRGVSEVISTIMLNSIATAIIGYLLQPGKLAHLYQGGTVVATKPLPSASHFFLIDTGPGGDLDGFIVVAVLVGIAYWFVLGRTRFGYDLRTVGQSESAATASGVSVKKMVVTSMIISGAAAGLIGMPTLLNESYQFSSDFPTGIAFTGIAIALLGRNNPIGIALGALLWGFLERTTNHLEFQGYDKEILGVIQGVIVLCVVIAYEVVRRYGLKRQQQKVGAELAAQAAAPTKKLEVA is encoded by the coding sequence ATGAACAAGCTGACCTCACGGATCGACAAGGAGCGGCTGCTCCTCGGCATCGCGGCCCCGCTGCTCGCGATCGTCGCCGCGCTCGTCATCACCGCCCTGGTGATCCTCGCGACCGGCAAGAACCCCGGCCCCGCCTTCAGCGACATGATGACCTACGGCTTCGCCAGCGACAGCCAGGTCTACATCCTCAACAAGGCGACCACGTACTACCTCGCGGGCGTCTCGGTGGCCATCGGCTTCCGGATGAACCTGTTCAACATCGGTGTCGACGGCCAGTACCGGCTCGCCGCGTTCTTCGCCGCCGTCCTCGGCGGGGCGCTGACCCTGCCGGGCTGGCTCTCCATGCTGCTCATCCTCATCTGCGCCATGGCCACCGGCGCGGTGTGGGCGGCCATCGCCGGTGTCCTCAAGGTGACCCGGGGCGTCAGCGAGGTCATCTCGACGATCATGCTGAACTCGATCGCCACCGCGATCATCGGCTACCTGCTCCAGCCCGGCAAGCTCGCCCACCTCTACCAGGGCGGCACCGTCGTCGCGACCAAGCCGCTCCCGTCGGCCTCGCACTTCTTCCTGATCGACACCGGCCCGGGCGGCGACCTGGACGGCTTCATCGTCGTCGCCGTGCTCGTCGGCATCGCCTACTGGTTCGTCCTCGGCCGCACCCGCTTCGGCTACGACCTGCGCACCGTCGGCCAGTCCGAGAGCGCGGCCACCGCGAGCGGTGTGTCGGTGAAGAAGATGGTCGTCACCAGCATGATCATCTCGGGTGCGGCGGCCGGTCTGATCGGCATGCCCACCCTGCTCAACGAGAGCTACCAGTTCAGCAGCGACTTCCCGACCGGCATCGCCTTCACCGGCATCGCCATCGCGCTGCTCGGCCGCAACAACCCGATCGGCATCGCGCTCGGCGCCCTGCTCTGGGGCTTCCTGGAGCGCACCACCAACCACCTGGAGTTCCAGGGCTACGACAAGGAGATCCTCGGCGTGATCCAGGGCGTCATCGTCCTGTGCGTCGTGATCGCCTACGAGGTCGTGCGCCGCTACGGCCTCAAGCGCCAGCAGCAGAAGGTCGGCGCCGAACTCGCCGCCCAGGCCGCCGCCCCGACGAAGAAGCTGGAGGTGGCGTGA